The Metopolophium dirhodum isolate CAU chromosome 4, ASM1992520v1, whole genome shotgun sequence DNA window CTCTCTTCCTGTGTTTTTTCGATGTGTACCGGCGCCGCTTTAGACAGCGCCCAATCTCCGGGTCTCTTGCACTCTCTGCCGAGGACAAGGACCGCGGGTGGGTAGCATGTCTGTTCGTTGCACCTGTTCCGTATCGAAAATAGGATTGAGGGTAGTTTCGTGTCCCAAGATTTATGTTTGCCCGTTACTAGTTGTGCGCGTaaccctttttttaaatcttgattacggcgttcgactgggttggccctcgggTGGTAGACTGGGGTCGTCCAACCCTGTGCCCCCCAGCGTTCTAGCGCGTTCATCATTTCGTTTGACACAAACTGTGGGCCGTTATCACTGAGACACACGCGGGGGTAACCGAAGCGCGAAAAGAACTCGCGTTCCAACGTttcgattattgttttagagGTTGCTGTTCCTAAGGGGTAAGCCTCGGTCCACCTACTAAAACAGTCGGTTGCTACCAGTATGTACGATTTTCCCTTACCAGAACGTGGGTATGGGCCCATGAGATCGACACTGATAACTTCCCATGGTTCACGGGGGGTTCTTGGTTGCATTGGGTCGTTTGGACGTGAGTTTAGTGGTTTCGTGCACGCACATACGTGGCACGCACCGACATATAACCTGACGTCGTTTTTTTGACCTTTCCAATAGTACCGTTGTCGAACCGCCCGGTACGTCTCTTTCCAACCCGGGTGGTTGGATAAGACGTGATCGTGACACCTCCAAATTGCATGTTgtgctttggtttttggtatcacGACAGGTGTGTGGGTGCCTACGTTTACGCGTAAGAGACCTTCGGAAAAAACGTATGCGTTTGTTCCCGATTTTGTGCTCCTAGTGTTCCGCGCTGGCCCGTCCCACCTGTGACCGGCAACTACTTCGCGGATTGTGGCGTCTTCGGACTGCCATTTTTCGAGAGTCGTCGCGGTGAGTGGTGTGTCGTCACTAACGTGGTTATCGAACATGGAAAATATTCGGTCTGATTCGAGGTGAACACTGGTTGTCGGCGCTGTGGGCGCCCCTACCACTTTTTCCTCAAGTCGATCTTCGTCTACAGGTGTGCCCGGTGCCGGGTCACGAGATAACAAATCTGGTGCTTCGTTTTGTATTCCCGGGACGTGTaccgtactaaaatctaaattagctAGTTGTAGTGACCaacgtgttaattttgaatttttgtctttAGCCCTGTGTAACCATGTTAGTGCCGAGTTGTCGGTTAGGAGTTCGAAACGTCGGGTTTCTAGGTATGGACGGAATTTGTCTGTCGCCCAGATTATCGCTAGGCACTCGCGTTCGACcgcggcgtaccttgtttgcgtttcgctaaactttttgcttgcgtaGGACACTATGCGTCTTTCCTCCGGTCTGTCACCCCGTTGGAAAAGTACCGCACCGGCTCCTATTTCGCTTGCATCTGTTTGCAGACAAAACGGTTTGCTATAATCGGGTGGCGACAATTTTGGTGATGTGACTAGcgcgttttttattgtttcgaacGCGCGTTGTTCTACCTCTGTCCATTTCCACCGTACTccctgttttaataaattagtgagTGGTGCTATGGTATCCGCGTAATTATCTACGAACTGGTTGTACCAGTTGCACACGCCCAAAAATTTTCGTACGTCCCTAACCTTTTTGGGAACCGGAAAATTGTCAATGCATACCAATTTTTCCGGTTGTTTTAGTATCCCCGCCTGTCACGCGGGAGACCGGGGTTCGATTCCCCGCCGGGGAGCCAAtttgacgcggctacgacggtggtggtaGGTGGTCCGCGGGAGCCGGTCGTTGGTGTGGTAGGTCGGGTGACACTCGAGCGTTAAATTGACACAAAAATTTCAGTTTAGGTCTGAATTGATTTACTGTTTATTTTCCCGTAACGGGTACACGTGTGAAGATATAAATATTggtttacaacaaataaaagaatatcacaaaaaaaaagaaacggaCAACTGACGGCGGCTATGTGACTGGATAGGTCGTTGTTGTCGTGGTGCGTGTGTAGTTAATCGAAATCTTTTTTCTAGTGACTAgtctacgacggccggtactcgttctacgcgactcgccttcccgtcccaccttgtgcctttgtggcgtggtgggggagttggcgttgtcgcgctgtagcccgtagtggcggttgacgaaaaattgtagactggtcgctgcggtacctgtactttgtactggtggccgctgcgtaccgtgtCACTACTCCATAATGTTATATATGAACCTGCTGTTTtaccaataatatatcattaatttttctgCAAGGATTTTTTCAAACACTattcttgaaatatttaataagtgcATTTTACACGAATGCCAAACGTATATAATTTTCGTACCTTTTTAGATTCTTAGTgaagcgaggaagctagtggttttacaatggtgtgtattttttttttttatcctgtatacaaaatttctaccagaaggagtgcttcgatttcaacattcgataataactatttaatgtCACAGAAAAACcacaacaatttacaaaaacccgctaaaaataggattttaatttctaacgctttgtttaatatcaccatagaaaccaataagacattataatattatcatatcaatttaacttacaggctataataaataataacaatataaaatatccagactgacaaatcgtctccgctcaaaatcgtttttcttatacaatgatattatatcattgaattcaagtttaatacaatccattatacattgacccacttgtaacctactgtatagcagagcgacattcacctACCCGCTTTTTTATAATGTGcagtatataggttatataaaaaattattagaatatcGATAACACAAGAGATGTAAGTGACAAGCGTCAACTAAACCTGAGCGGAGAGGGAATTCTTTCTTGGCGGGGGTCAACTAGACCAGTACCAAAAATactttgaatatattatgttgttgttacttgtttatgtaaataatttaataataataattccataattttaacttaataagtaccgaactgtaataaaattattatagttaccatTTGACATGTAAACTATAGCCAGATGTAGGATATTATTAATGAGTGACAACtaataaggatttttaattttaagttaaggCAGAATCCATTTTATTGGAAGTGATTCCAACAgtttaaagtatatataatttatatctagtatgtaaaatatatataattgttaatagtGGTGGGTGAAAAGGGAAGGGAATGATTAGAAGGATAGTTCCCCTATTACCTTTTTTCAATGTttgagatttttaataattaaatagtgcTTGTTAAAAATTCAGCCATATCGCCCAttcatcccccccccccttataaaataattttactgccACTGATTGttaaacctatatttataaaaaccttTTGGTCGTTTAAATAGTAAAGCCcagtgaatttaaaaaaaaagttatttatgtttatagtaataattatagaacatgttttaatttttaaatgtttaataaattggtctaaattataaaaaaaaaatcaaagcgATCCACACTGCATGTAGATACATCGGTAGTATGccttgtaaatttaatacattcattgctacGTTCAGAAGCTAACAAAGTATAATGAGGTTGCTATATGATGACCAAATTGTATTAATCATCGGTTGTTAGAGGCAACCTAGGaactttataacattaatttcatctttattattatttggttgtcATGGCAACTGTAACGTGTAATCGgtcagaaaaatacaatttattatatttttaggctCCTAGCGTCAACACAATAACGTTACGGTAACGGTGTCTGTGTCGCACAAAATTATAGAATGACCCTCAGCTATAAGACATATACTTGTCAAATTATATCACTGTTATAGTCTTTACTTTTAATCCCACCTGGTCACCTCCCTAccacaatatgtcaatataccTCCTAGATTAAATTTTCTACCACAAACCACACTCAAAGTTGgataacaaaatgtttaaagcTCCAAAAAGCGATGACGgtcactataaaataaaaaatttgaatcacTTCAAAATATACTTACGAATCAAGTTGTTGTTGatcaaacaaaattgatttaaaatatttataatcatctACAACATCATGATcattatctgaaaaaaaaatgtatataactgTCGGTAACTATATATGTAACCATGTATCCGCCGTGAGAACAAGCACGGCCGGGGTATATCCGGCGCATTCCGCTGCATGGACAGTTTTGAGCCACAGTGGGCCTGCCCGACCGCGCTCGGCCCCAAGGCGAGTCAGTCGTTGTCAGTCCAACAGAGCCTCCACAAATCcgtgtattttttgtattaacatagTGTTTAAATTAAGTATAGTGGTTAACTACCTCACTGCGTGTTTCATTTATTTAGTTGTGTAGACGTACATAACAAAATTGACAactaatattgtatgtaaaaatattaaaaaactatatagaACTTTATTAAAGGCATTACTTTGGTAGTTTGACGTTTGGCTCCTATTTGCGTAGGTACTGTGATAAATTTGAtcggtacaattattataatggtgtgaaGTGTGCGGGACGAGGGTAATTCAGTAATTGGGATTTTAgtcattttattagtttttgtgCGTAATCTTAGTTCTTAtaaccaaaatataattattcatttatgtattaggtactttttatcttaaattagttgcaaagaataaaaattaattacaatttaaagacAATACGGAAACAAACCATTTTTCTTCTACCTAGTGATTTTGTTGTATTCCCTGTTTTTATCCAACAACCGTAGAGTAAATTCTACAGTTTCTAATGACCcatattcttttttaaataatagtcaaCATTTATTCTCACCTTTTTGAAGGTTTTCATTATACCCGATGTTCTTAAACGCTACAGCCAGTACTTCGTATTGAACAATTATCGCCCAACcgatagacaataataatatatcgaccaTCAATACTAAGTATACTGTTTTCACtcctattattatttcgaatacgtaaaacagaatataatacttattataagtgTTCACATCAACAGGATATCGCCTGTTTACAACGTTCTCTAAGCGCTGATTCTCAGTTTTGTGCGCTATGaatgagtttattattattggaaagATAACCCATTCAATGATCACAAAAATGCAAGACTTGAAATATAAGTTTGTAAGTTGTAAAGCCTTGTTACGGTGTTTGTAcagtattttaatgttattacgaCACTGTTTgctcttcaaaaatattaaatctgtaACGTCCAAAAGCtccaaaattgtttttctgttGATTATAAGTATGACCACTTTCCACTCAGTAAGGCAAAAATATGAATTAGAGAATATGATCAGAAATAAATCAATGTTGTCAGTAGTGTCTTCCAATTCAAACAAAAAGCCACAATTTCCAAAACCAATTAAACACTGGGTTATCACGGTTAATACAATCAAAGAAATACAGTAAACATTCCAACCGAATATCTTTTTGCTGTTTGgatcaaatatttgataaaaaccaCATtgctttaaaatgtttaaattaatggtGGCAGTATGATCATTACATGTTTCCATCAGACTTGGTTTCGTTATGTCCGTgcaatctgtaaaaaaaaacattcatagAAAACTGTTAGTTTTGAACAGATAAtgtgttaacaataatattcaatggATTAAGATAATAGCTTTTTTTCGCTTGAAGTATCACCACATAGGTGTGAACCGTTTGCACAATACTTACCGAGACCTTCCCCGcgcaacataatttattaaaaaacaaaaatttaaattacattacaaaatataatgtaacgcacccaataatatacatatcatattattgtggtCGTTTCGCCTTAAGGGATAGCACATAGTAATTTAGATATATAAATCAATGTCATACATTCTATTTAAATACACTGTGGGAAATAATGGGATCTTGGAAACCACATTCCAATAGGTCCTACAATCTCACCTGAACAGGTTCAGGAAATAGTAACCACAGGGCGAAATACCAagagttaatatttaaatacagtaaTCAAAACGTAGTACGTATTTCTGATTTTCGGAACAACCATTAGAAAAAGCCTACAGAAGAAATATAATCGTAATTATATGAATACGATATGATATATGGTTATTACtaataacatatatacataaataatgcaaagtatctaaatattaacgGATGACGTATagcatatattgaaaatatgataatagGATACGATTCTTGGAATaccaggcgtgggaatgtatcgataataaattaaacaacgtCCTGTGAAGTCCACGGATATAtcgatagactagggggaagtaggagagcaggaggccctataaaaccagacccgaaatggcctgtagattagacgtgttACACCATAGTACAGACGAGTATCTTCACGAGAGACAACATAGCAACTTTGTCAATTTGGACTTAGAGTATTTTATGcagaagaaatttaataaaaaacttttcaacaagtctaattattttgtcaaaccTACCTGAGAAATGCTTACCAacgtcttgctacctgcaacttatAAACTAAGCAGTTAACTCAACTgctagtttataacaataacatgcaatataaacaacaatataacaatGGGGGCATCATGGTTGCCGTGATCGCCTTTCCCTCCCGTGGTGCCATAGGATTGAGTGAAGAGTCGTGGTCTATGGCACCTCGGACGCCTGTTCGGTCCATTTTCTCTTAGCACTGCCTCAATCGCTCTTCATTCTGTTTCTAAGACTTTCGTTGACTCTATTGCCATGTGGTGGAATAATCTGTACAATTCTTCCACGTCAAATAGAGCCGTTGCTTTTTCAGGCTCATCAGTTGGGGACAATGTATGTCGAGTGCCAGCCCTCAAAGAAGTTCCGTGGTGTGAAGACGAGGCGAGTATGGATTTCCAACC harbors:
- the LOC132942337 gene encoding uncharacterized protein LOC132942337; this translates as MNSTFKHFFKGDCTDITKPSLMETCNDHTATINLNILKQCGFYQIFDPNSKKIFGWNVYCISLIVLTVITQCLIGFGNCGFLFELEDTTDNIDLFLIIFSNSYFCLTEWKVVILIINRKTILELLDVTDLIFLKSKQCRNNIKILYKHRNKALQLTNLYFKSCIFVIIEWVIFPIIINSFIAHKTENQRLENVVNRRYPVDVNTYNKYYILFYVFEIIIGVKTVYLVLMVDILLLSIGWAIIVQYEVLAVAFKNIGYNENLQKDNDHDVVDDYKYFKSILFDQQQLDSKVKLYFSIVKPIVLMHVAINSGLFIMLSNSFLMVFLSTESFTYKIVNLFKIGTGILYICLQLFLYCHLFDNINLKRKSVNLGIYSCNWTKMDLKFKKLLLLTMQINDADYRTIKASAKTIVNLPLFANVLMTSYNIISVIVKTMSKYRKT